The following proteins are co-located in the Dyadobacter chenwenxiniae genome:
- a CDS encoding DUF4595 domain-containing protein — protein MLNKTHFFKSTLFIALAIGSFACQNDNPVDPMPTDAASAATARIGSDIDSPNFPQVHKLTKHGEATLTYDNDGRLMNVTTPVRGGLAIQTDYTYSPGKIRAFTHQGKVKLRDETFTLDASGRCKESAEVITVVNNNVPLTYLREWKFTYNAKGQLWNFQNKNSCVGGFSYGYNADGDVTSVSKSTGIGSSDDTKIGYTPAGGDPIMNDKYPLNVLGVNEHDAYLRIFGKPSKHLATLVTEQGSLDGDYYNYVLDADGYVTQRKQYKLIGSSLVDTKSYAYVTANIGMPF, from the coding sequence ATGTTAAACAAAACACATTTTTTTAAAAGTACCCTTTTTATTGCCCTTGCAATTGGCTCCTTTGCCTGCCAGAATGACAACCCGGTGGATCCCATGCCGACTGACGCAGCCTCGGCAGCCACAGCACGGATCGGAAGTGATATTGACTCACCTAACTTTCCCCAGGTGCACAAGCTCACTAAACATGGTGAGGCAACCCTGACTTACGACAACGATGGCCGACTCATGAATGTGACCACCCCCGTACGTGGCGGTCTGGCTATCCAGACCGACTACACCTACAGCCCCGGTAAGATCAGAGCGTTTACGCATCAGGGAAAGGTCAAACTCCGGGATGAAACCTTTACGCTGGATGCCAGCGGGCGCTGCAAGGAATCAGCAGAAGTCATTACCGTTGTCAACAACAATGTTCCTTTAACTTACCTCAGGGAGTGGAAGTTTACCTACAATGCAAAAGGTCAGTTATGGAATTTCCAAAATAAAAACAGCTGCGTCGGTGGATTCAGTTATGGTTACAATGCTGACGGCGATGTGACCTCGGTGAGTAAATCTACAGGAATAGGAAGCAGTGATGATACAAAAATTGGCTACACTCCGGCAGGAGGCGACCCGATCATGAACGATAAATATCCTTTGAACGTGCTAGGGGTGAACGAACACGACGCTTACCTGCGGATTTTCGGTAAGCCGAGTAAGCACCTGGCCACGCTCGTAACCGAGCAGGGTTCACTCGACGGAGATTATTACAATTACGTTCTGGACGCGGATGGCTACGTGACCCAAAGAAAGCAGTACAAACTGATTGGTAGCAGCCTGGTCGATACCAAGTCGTACGCCTACGTGACAGCTAACATCGGGATGCCGTTCTGA